From one Plantibacter flavus genomic stretch:
- the leuS gene encoding leucine--tRNA ligase — MSDERNTDDRRDGERYDFQAIQEKWLPVWDELKPFAAGDPADKRPRKYVLDMFPYPSGDLHMGHAEAFGFGDIVARYWRHQGFNVLHPIGWDSFGLPAENAAIQRGVDPREWTYANIAQQKASFRQYGPSFDWDRELHTSDPEYYRWNQWLFLQLFEKGLAYRKASPVNWCPNDQTVLANEQVVDGHCERCGAEVTKKKLTQWYFRITDYADRLIDDLNQLEGTWPAKVLSMQRNWIGRSNGADVSFSIEGRAEPVSVYTTRPDTLYGVTFMVVAPDSELAAELVADTSDEVKGRFQAYLDSVKGESEIARLATDRQKTGVFLERYAINPLSGERLPIWAADYVLADYGHGAIMAVPAHDQRDLDFARAFDLPVRVVVDTTQPVTGAIPIIVDGELPEDLPSIDPAKTGVALTGDGRLTNSGPFDGLSKANAIPKVTAALASSGLGAKTKNYRLRDWLISRQRYWGTPIPIIHCDACGEVPVPEDQLPVRLPDAAGLDLRPKGMSPLAAAADWINVDCPSCGKPAKRDSDTMDTFVDSSWYFLRFLNPTSDEIAFDPKEADKWAPVDQYVGGVEHAILHLLYSRFITKVLFDLGKVGFTEPFSALLNQGMVILDGSKMSKSKGNLVEFAQELRSYGADALRVTMAFAGPPEDDIDWADVSPAGSAKFLARAWRVAHDVTSSPDVAWKDGDEKLRKVTHHFLAEAPGLIEAGKFNVVVARLMELVNATRKAIDAGPGAGDPAVRESAEVTAMALDLFAPFTAEDMWAKLGYQPSISLVPWRKADRSLLVEDQVTAVVQVDGKVRDRLEVSPKISGDELEQLARASAAVQRSVGDREIVNVVVRAPRVVSIATKG; from the coding sequence GTGTCAGACGAGCGCAACACCGACGACCGCCGAGACGGCGAGCGGTACGACTTCCAGGCGATCCAGGAGAAGTGGCTTCCCGTCTGGGACGAGCTGAAGCCCTTCGCAGCAGGAGATCCTGCCGACAAACGTCCGCGCAAGTACGTGCTCGACATGTTCCCGTATCCCTCGGGCGACCTGCACATGGGTCACGCCGAGGCGTTCGGTTTCGGCGACATCGTCGCGCGGTACTGGCGTCACCAGGGCTTCAACGTCCTGCACCCGATCGGCTGGGACTCGTTCGGTCTCCCCGCCGAGAACGCGGCCATCCAGCGCGGTGTCGACCCGCGCGAGTGGACCTACGCGAACATCGCGCAGCAGAAGGCCAGCTTCCGTCAGTACGGCCCCTCGTTCGACTGGGACCGCGAGCTCCACACGAGCGACCCCGAGTACTACCGGTGGAACCAGTGGCTGTTCCTCCAGCTGTTCGAGAAGGGCCTCGCGTACCGCAAGGCGAGCCCCGTCAACTGGTGCCCGAACGACCAGACCGTGCTCGCGAACGAGCAGGTCGTCGACGGACACTGCGAGCGCTGCGGCGCCGAGGTGACGAAGAAGAAGCTCACCCAGTGGTACTTCCGCATCACCGACTACGCGGACCGCCTGATCGACGACCTCAACCAGCTCGAGGGCACCTGGCCGGCCAAGGTGCTCAGCATGCAGCGGAACTGGATCGGTCGATCCAACGGTGCGGACGTCTCGTTCTCCATCGAGGGTCGTGCCGAGCCGGTCTCCGTGTACACGACCCGACCCGACACGCTGTACGGCGTGACGTTCATGGTCGTGGCGCCCGACTCCGAGCTCGCAGCCGAGCTCGTCGCCGACACCTCCGACGAGGTCAAGGGGCGCTTCCAGGCCTACCTCGACAGCGTCAAGGGCGAGAGCGAGATCGCTCGGCTCGCGACCGACCGCCAGAAGACCGGCGTGTTCCTCGAGCGCTACGCGATCAACCCGCTGAGTGGCGAGCGCCTGCCGATCTGGGCGGCCGACTACGTCCTGGCCGACTACGGTCACGGGGCGATCATGGCGGTTCCCGCGCACGACCAGCGCGACCTCGACTTCGCGCGGGCGTTCGACCTGCCCGTGCGTGTCGTGGTGGACACCACCCAGCCCGTCACCGGCGCCATCCCGATCATCGTCGACGGAGAGCTGCCGGAGGACCTCCCGTCGATCGATCCCGCCAAGACGGGTGTCGCGCTGACGGGCGACGGTCGCCTGACGAACTCCGGCCCGTTCGACGGCCTGAGCAAGGCGAACGCGATCCCGAAGGTCACTGCGGCGCTCGCGTCGAGCGGTCTCGGCGCGAAGACGAAGAACTACCGTCTCCGCGACTGGCTCATCTCGCGACAGCGCTACTGGGGCACGCCGATCCCGATCATCCACTGCGACGCCTGTGGCGAGGTGCCGGTCCCCGAGGACCAGCTCCCCGTGCGGCTGCCGGACGCCGCGGGTCTCGACCTGCGTCCGAAGGGCATGAGCCCGCTCGCGGCGGCAGCGGACTGGATCAACGTGGACTGCCCCTCGTGCGGGAAGCCTGCGAAGCGCGACTCCGACACGATGGACACCTTCGTCGACAGCTCGTGGTACTTCCTCCGGTTCCTGAACCCGACCTCCGACGAGATCGCGTTCGACCCGAAGGAGGCCGACAAGTGGGCCCCGGTCGACCAGTATGTCGGTGGTGTCGAGCACGCGATCCTGCACCTGCTCTACTCGCGGTTCATCACGAAGGTCCTGTTCGACCTCGGCAAGGTCGGCTTCACCGAGCCCTTCAGCGCGCTCCTCAACCAGGGCATGGTCATCCTCGACGGTTCGAAGATGAGCAAGAGCAAGGGCAACCTGGTGGAGTTCGCTCAGGAGCTGAGGTCGTACGGCGCCGACGCCCTGCGCGTCACGATGGCGTTCGCCGGTCCTCCGGAGGACGACATCGACTGGGCGGACGTCTCGCCGGCCGGTTCGGCCAAGTTCCTGGCACGCGCCTGGCGGGTCGCGCACGACGTCACCAGCTCGCCCGACGTCGCCTGGAAGGACGGCGACGAGAAGCTGCGGAAGGTCACGCATCACTTCCTCGCGGAGGCTCCAGGCCTCATCGAGGCGGGCAAGTTCAACGTCGTCGTGGCACGGCTCATGGAGCTCGTCAACGCGACGCGGAAGGCGATCGACGCCGGGCCCGGCGCGGGCGACCCCGCCGTGCGCGAGTCCGCCGAGGTGACGGCCATGGCGCTCGACCTCTTCGCACCGTTCACCGCCGAGGACATGTGGGCCAAGCTCGGCTACCAGCCGTCGATTTCGCTGGTGCCGTGGCGGAAGGCCGACCGGTCGCTGCTGGTCGAGGACCAGGTGACCGCGGTGGTCCAGGTCGACGGCAAGGTCCGCGACCGGCTCGAGGTGTCGCCGAAGATCTCCGGTGACGAGCTCGAGCAGCTCGCACGCGCGAGCGCGGCCGTGCAGCGTTCCGTGGGTGACCGCGAGATCGTCAACGTCGTGGTGCGTGCCCCGCGTGTGGTGAGCATCGCCACGAAGGGGTGA
- the rpsT gene encoding 30S ribosomal protein S20, with protein MANIKSQIKRIGTNKKANERNKAVKSQLKTAIRATREAVVAGDKAQAESALKLASKKLDKAVSKGVIHENQAANRKSAIAKQVNAL; from the coding sequence GTGGCAAACATCAAGTCGCAGATCAAGCGCATCGGCACCAACAAGAAGGCCAACGAGCGCAACAAGGCCGTCAAGAGCCAGCTGAAGACCGCCATCCGCGCAACCCGTGAGGCCGTCGTCGCCGGCGACAAGGCTCAGGCCGAGTCCGCTCTCAAGCTCGCCTCGAAGAAGCTCGACAAGGCCGTGAGCAAGGGCGTCATCCACGAGAACCAGGCAGCGAACCGCAAGTCGGCCATCGCCAAGCAGGTCAACGCGCTCTAA
- the holA gene encoding DNA polymerase III subunit delta, which translates to MAAPRSAGRGKAKTAAKASAAIPQLGWSEIRPAPIVLVSGTESFLADRAIRRLRDFLVSEDPSLEVNDVAADSYAPGELLTVASPSLFGEPRLVRVSQVEKCSDQFLTEAIRYLEAPPEGAYLVLRHNGGVRGKKLLDAIRSGTGGGVEIVCTELKRDSDKADFAAAEFKTAGRRITPQALRALVGAFSDDLAELAAACSQLMADASEEITEQTVNKYYGGRLETSAFDVADAAIAGRHGEALLALRQALDSGADPVPIVAAFAMKIRTMAKVSSARGGSGQIAQQFGLAPWQVDRARRDLSGWTDAGIGRVVQMLAETDAGVKGASRDPVFALERLVGVIAARGVDLSER; encoded by the coding sequence GTGGCTGCACCACGTTCCGCCGGTCGCGGGAAGGCGAAGACGGCGGCCAAGGCCTCGGCGGCGATCCCGCAACTCGGCTGGTCCGAGATCCGCCCGGCGCCGATCGTGTTGGTGTCCGGCACGGAGTCCTTCCTGGCCGACCGGGCGATCCGCCGGCTGCGCGACTTCCTCGTCTCCGAAGACCCCTCGCTCGAGGTCAACGACGTCGCCGCCGACAGTTACGCCCCGGGCGAGCTGCTCACGGTGGCAAGCCCGTCTCTCTTCGGTGAGCCCCGGCTCGTCCGCGTCAGCCAGGTCGAGAAGTGCTCCGACCAGTTCCTCACCGAAGCCATCCGGTATCTCGAAGCACCGCCGGAGGGCGCCTACCTCGTGCTGCGGCACAACGGAGGCGTGCGCGGCAAGAAGCTGCTCGACGCCATCCGCTCAGGCACCGGTGGCGGTGTCGAGATCGTCTGCACGGAACTCAAACGGGACAGCGACAAGGCCGACTTCGCCGCGGCTGAGTTCAAGACGGCCGGTCGGCGGATCACGCCCCAGGCGCTCCGGGCACTCGTCGGAGCCTTCTCCGACGACCTCGCCGAGCTCGCAGCCGCGTGCAGTCAGCTCATGGCCGACGCGTCCGAGGAGATCACCGAGCAGACGGTCAACAAGTACTACGGCGGTCGACTCGAGACGAGCGCGTTCGACGTCGCCGATGCCGCGATCGCCGGGCGTCACGGGGAGGCGCTGCTCGCCCTGCGGCAGGCGCTCGACTCCGGTGCCGACCCCGTGCCGATCGTCGCCGCGTTCGCGATGAAGATCCGCACGATGGCCAAGGTGTCCTCGGCACGCGGCGGGTCCGGGCAGATCGCCCAGCAGTTCGGTCTCGCGCCGTGGCAGGTCGACCGCGCCCGTCGGGACCTGTCCGGTTGGACGGACGCCGGCATCGGCCGCGTGGTGCAGATGCTCGCAGAGACCGACGCCGGCGTGAAGGGCGCGAGCCGCGACCCGGTGTTCGCGCTCGAGCGGCTCGTCGGCGTCATCGCGGCACGCGGGGTCGATCTCTCAGAGCGGTAA
- the lepA gene encoding translation elongation factor 4 — protein sequence MSPQAVKALEPASTDPAFIRNFCIIAHIDHGKSTLADRMLQITGVVSDRDMRAQYLDRMDIERERGITIKSQAVRMPWSLNGETFALNMIDTPGHVDFTYEVSRSLAACEGAILLVDAAQGIEAQTLANLYLALENDLEIIPVLNKIDLPAADPDKYAKELASLIGGEPEDVLRVSGKTGMGVEDLLDRVVGRIPNPVGDPDAPTRAMIFDSVYDTYRGVVTYVRMIDGQLSPRERIQMMSTRAVHDLLEIGVSSPEPTPTKGLGVGEVGYLITGVKDVRQSKVGDTVTTAVKPATDALPGYTDPKPMVFSGLYPIDGSDYPILRDALDKLKLSDASLNYEPETSVALGFGFRVGFLGLLHLEIVTERLQREFDLDLIATAPSVTYEVKTEDKQVVTVTNPSEFPSGKILEVSEPMVKVGILAPKDYVGTIMELCQSRRGALLGMEYLGEDRVELRYTMPLGEIVFDFFDHLKSRTQGYASLDYEPSGQQAADLVKVDILLQGDQVDAFSAIVHREKAYAYGVLMTERLKKLIPRQQFEVPIQAAIGARIIARESVRAMRKDVLAKCYGGDITRKRKLLEKQKEGKKRMKMVGKVEVPQEAFIAALSGDVETKDKK from the coding sequence GTGAGCCCCCAAGCAGTGAAGGCCCTCGAGCCGGCATCGACCGACCCGGCGTTCATCCGGAACTTCTGCATCATCGCCCACATCGACCACGGCAAGTCGACCCTGGCGGACCGCATGTTGCAGATCACCGGCGTCGTCTCGGACCGCGACATGCGGGCGCAGTACCTCGACCGCATGGACATCGAGCGCGAGCGCGGCATCACCATCAAGAGCCAGGCCGTGCGCATGCCGTGGTCGCTCAACGGCGAGACCTTCGCGCTCAACATGATCGACACCCCCGGGCACGTCGACTTCACCTACGAGGTCTCGCGGTCGCTCGCCGCGTGCGAGGGCGCGATCCTCCTCGTCGACGCCGCTCAGGGTATCGAGGCGCAGACGCTCGCGAACCTCTACCTCGCTCTCGAGAACGACCTCGAGATCATCCCGGTGCTCAACAAGATCGACCTCCCGGCGGCCGACCCCGACAAGTACGCGAAGGAGCTCGCGAGCCTCATCGGCGGCGAGCCCGAAGACGTCCTGCGGGTGTCCGGCAAGACCGGCATGGGTGTCGAGGACCTCCTCGACCGCGTCGTCGGACGCATCCCGAACCCCGTGGGCGACCCGGACGCACCCACGCGCGCCATGATCTTCGACTCCGTCTACGACACCTACCGTGGCGTCGTCACCTACGTCCGCATGATCGACGGCCAGCTGAGTCCGCGCGAGCGTATCCAGATGATGTCCACGCGCGCGGTGCACGACCTCCTCGAGATCGGTGTCAGCTCGCCGGAACCGACGCCCACCAAGGGCCTCGGCGTCGGTGAGGTGGGCTACCTCATCACGGGCGTGAAGGACGTCCGGCAGTCGAAGGTCGGCGACACCGTCACGACCGCGGTGAAGCCGGCGACCGACGCCCTCCCGGGCTACACCGACCCGAAGCCGATGGTCTTCTCCGGTCTGTACCCGATCGACGGCAGCGACTACCCGATCCTCCGCGACGCGCTCGACAAGCTGAAGCTCTCCGACGCCTCGCTCAACTACGAGCCGGAGACCTCCGTCGCCCTCGGCTTCGGGTTCCGCGTCGGCTTCCTCGGCCTCCTGCACCTCGAGATCGTGACCGAGCGGTTGCAGCGCGAGTTCGACCTCGACCTCATCGCCACAGCGCCGTCGGTCACCTACGAGGTGAAGACGGAGGACAAGCAGGTCGTCACCGTCACCAACCCGAGCGAGTTCCCCTCCGGCAAGATCCTCGAGGTGTCCGAGCCGATGGTCAAGGTGGGCATCCTCGCCCCCAAGGACTACGTCGGCACCATCATGGAACTCTGCCAGAGCCGTCGAGGTGCGCTGCTCGGCATGGAGTACCTCGGCGAGGACCGCGTCGAGCTGCGGTACACGATGCCGCTCGGTGAGATCGTCTTCGACTTCTTCGACCACCTGAAGAGCCGCACGCAGGGGTACGCGTCGCTCGACTACGAGCCCTCCGGCCAGCAGGCAGCCGACCTCGTGAAGGTCGACATCCTCCTGCAGGGCGACCAGGTCGACGCGTTCAGCGCCATCGTCCACCGCGAGAAGGCGTACGCCTACGGTGTGCTCATGACCGAGCGCCTGAAGAAGCTCATCCCGCGCCAGCAGTTCGAGGTGCCGATCCAGGCCGCCATCGGTGCGCGGATCATCGCCCGCGAGTCGGTCCGTGCCATGCGCAAGGACGTCCTGGCCAAGTGCTACGGCGGTGACATCACCCGCAAGCGCAAGCTCCTCGAGAAGCAGAAGGAGGGCAAGAAGCGGATGAAGATGGTCGGCAAGGTCGAGGTGCCTCAGGAGGCGTTCATCGCAGCGCTGTCCGGGGACGTGGAGACGAAGGACAAGAAGTGA
- a CDS encoding DUF1990 family protein codes for MNARRSSFEDEAVDYAAVGATQRTDLMQYPPEGYVPSEDEFRLGSGEERFALASSALLTWGLHRSSGVEISEVHPGTGVQYGGIAFAEDGTPLEPIETHQEQRFAEDGTPFITPGTTVVFAGTVGGEPLVGPHRVISVTEEPGHVSLAIGTMEGDPESGEQSFTIEQREDDSVWIVVRSFFRPTKGAAKLVGSKRRRKTMNDAYLRALLPSRGV; via the coding sequence GTGAACGCACGACGCAGTTCGTTCGAGGACGAAGCGGTCGACTACGCGGCCGTCGGCGCCACCCAGCGGACCGACCTCATGCAGTACCCGCCGGAGGGCTACGTGCCGTCGGAGGACGAGTTCCGCCTCGGGAGCGGAGAGGAGCGGTTCGCCCTCGCGAGCAGCGCCCTCCTCACCTGGGGACTGCACCGTTCGAGCGGCGTGGAGATCTCCGAGGTGCACCCCGGCACGGGCGTGCAGTACGGCGGCATCGCCTTCGCCGAGGACGGTACGCCGCTGGAACCCATCGAGACGCACCAAGAGCAGCGCTTCGCCGAGGACGGCACGCCGTTCATCACGCCGGGCACGACGGTCGTCTTCGCCGGCACCGTCGGCGGGGAACCGCTCGTCGGACCGCATCGCGTCATCTCCGTCACCGAGGAGCCGGGTCACGTGAGCCTGGCCATCGGCACGATGGAGGGCGATCCGGAGAGCGGTGAGCAGTCCTTCACGATCGAGCAGCGCGAGGACGACTCCGTCTGGATCGTCGTGCGCTCGTTCTTCCGCCCGACGAAGGGTGCCGCGAAGCTCGTCGGCTCCAAGCGTCGCCGCAAGACCATGAACGACGCCTACCTCCGCGCACTCCTGCCGTCGCGCGGCGTCTGA
- a CDS encoding helix-hairpin-helix domain-containing protein: MTIEPEPTSHPVPSRRSSTRRVLGELPRPEFRAGAVVVLVIAALVVAILVSLFTSGGAVRTIGGVELSADASAVPAATPGSTTPAGSAAGELFIHVLGAVAAPGVYRLPDGSRAFDAVASAGGLLPEADTSAVNLARFVNDGEQLYVPVVGEVPPGGGASGSAAGSPSGSQLVNVNTASAAELTALPRIGEALAARIVAWREANGPFATLDDLSAVEGIGAKTLEGLRAAATV, from the coding sequence ATGACCATCGAACCGGAACCCACGTCCCACCCGGTGCCGTCCAGGCGTTCGTCCACGCGCCGTGTGCTCGGTGAGCTACCGCGCCCGGAGTTCCGCGCCGGGGCGGTCGTCGTGCTGGTGATCGCGGCGCTCGTGGTCGCCATCCTCGTCTCGCTGTTCACCTCAGGCGGGGCGGTCAGGACGATCGGTGGGGTGGAGCTGTCGGCTGACGCGAGCGCCGTGCCCGCCGCCACACCGGGATCGACCACGCCCGCCGGCTCGGCGGCGGGAGAGCTGTTCATCCATGTACTCGGAGCGGTCGCGGCCCCTGGTGTCTATCGGCTGCCGGACGGATCACGTGCGTTCGATGCGGTGGCGTCCGCCGGCGGCCTCCTACCGGAAGCGGACACCAGTGCCGTGAACCTCGCACGGTTCGTGAACGACGGCGAGCAGCTCTATGTCCCCGTGGTCGGCGAGGTGCCACCTGGCGGAGGCGCGAGCGGGTCGGCTGCCGGGAGCCCGTCCGGCTCGCAGCTCGTCAACGTGAACACGGCATCCGCGGCCGAACTCACCGCACTGCCGCGGATCGGGGAGGCCCTGGCTGCACGCATCGTCGCCTGGCGGGAGGCGAACGGGCCGTTCGCCACCCTCGACGACCTGAGCGCGGTCGAAGGCATCGGTGCGAAGACCCTCGAGGGGCTTCGCGCGGCGGCGACGGTGTGA
- the hemW gene encoding radical SAM family heme chaperone HemW: MPSALPLADPAPSDGLLPETAAVGAHERNFGVYLHVPFCRVRCGYCDFNTYTATELRGAKQSDYADEAVAELRFGKSVLASSTVPDRPVSTVFFGGGTPTLLPADDLVRMLRGVTDNFDLAPGAEVTTEANPDSVDAAYLRTLAEAGFTRVSFGMQSAVPSVLATLERTHDPARVPLVVQWAREAGLGVSLDLIYGTPGETLADWRVSLETAIACAPDHVSAYSLIVEPGTKLARQIRSGVVGTPDEDLQADMYELADDLLTEAGYGWYEVSNWATDDTHRSRHNLSYWTGEDWWGVGPGSHSHVGGVRWWNVKHPAAYAQRIAAGESPAAGRETLDDETRELERILLLTRTRDGIPIRTLAPEARTAVAGLIAEELVDARQALLGRLELTRRGRLLADAVVRRLVGD, encoded by the coding sequence GTGCCGAGCGCCCTTCCACTCGCCGATCCGGCCCCGTCCGACGGACTCCTCCCGGAGACGGCGGCCGTCGGTGCCCACGAGCGCAACTTCGGGGTCTACCTGCACGTCCCGTTCTGCCGGGTCCGATGCGGCTACTGCGACTTCAACACCTACACGGCGACCGAGCTCCGCGGCGCGAAGCAATCGGACTACGCCGACGAGGCGGTCGCGGAACTCCGCTTCGGCAAGTCCGTCCTGGCGTCATCGACCGTCCCCGACCGACCGGTCTCGACCGTGTTCTTCGGTGGCGGCACGCCGACCCTCCTGCCTGCTGACGACCTCGTCCGGATGCTCCGTGGCGTGACGGACAACTTCGACCTCGCGCCCGGCGCCGAAGTGACGACCGAGGCGAACCCCGACTCCGTCGACGCCGCCTACCTCCGCACGCTCGCCGAAGCCGGATTCACCCGGGTGTCCTTCGGGATGCAGTCCGCGGTGCCGAGCGTGCTCGCCACCCTCGAGCGCACGCACGATCCGGCTCGGGTGCCGCTCGTCGTGCAGTGGGCTCGCGAAGCCGGCCTCGGCGTCAGCCTGGACCTCATCTACGGGACGCCGGGGGAGACCCTGGCCGACTGGCGCGTCTCACTCGAGACGGCGATCGCCTGCGCACCGGACCACGTGTCGGCCTATTCGCTCATCGTCGAACCCGGGACGAAACTCGCGCGCCAGATCCGCTCGGGCGTGGTGGGGACCCCCGACGAGGACCTGCAGGCCGACATGTACGAGCTCGCCGACGATCTCCTCACCGAAGCCGGGTACGGCTGGTACGAGGTCAGCAACTGGGCGACGGACGACACGCACCGCTCCCGGCACAACCTCTCCTACTGGACCGGCGAGGACTGGTGGGGTGTCGGCCCGGGCTCGCACAGTCACGTCGGCGGGGTGCGCTGGTGGAACGTCAAGCACCCGGCGGCGTACGCCCAGCGGATCGCGGCGGGGGAGTCGCCGGCCGCCGGGCGGGAGACCCTGGACGACGAGACGCGGGAACTCGAACGCATCCTGCTGCTCACCCGCACGCGGGACGGCATCCCCATCCGGACGCTCGCCCCCGAGGCTCGTACGGCGGTCGCCGGGCTCATCGCCGAGGAACTGGTCGACGCACGGCAGGCCCTGCTCGGACGGCTGGAGCTCACGCGCCGCGGACGGCTCCTCGCCGACGCGGTCGTCCGGCGTCTGGTCGGCGACTGA
- a CDS encoding ComEC/Rec2 family competence protein, with the protein MRFPRLLIPAAVTWVGAAVCSAAPTLAWGGVLVAFVVASACLGCSTVVRRRRAEYRPGERRTGSVVITTLLLCACAAALFGMVAASIAARAPDRQPEALQALGSTPVTAEVVVTGDAVPTGSVTAAPTVRFAADLVTVSDDGGAPEGLSVPVLVFAPVPADRAPRIGERWRVDGPLRWNAPGDARAALLFARKQPELLGEPPAILDWSASLRSGLVGVASTLPGPGGELLPGLAIGDVSQVSDAVTESMQRSSLSHLTAVSGANCAVIVWLVSTAVAVLGGGRKLRIACALLCLAAFVVLVTPQPSVQRAALMAAFVLVMGGFGRPIRGLAALSLAVVVLLVADPWLAGQYGFGLSVLATSGLLLLSGPLTDLLGRWLPRGIAALIAIPAAAQLACQPMLVLLDPAIQLGGVPANLLAGPAAAPATMLGLLACVLVPFAPPLALLVAWLGWVPATWIAAVARWFEGVPAARVPWPEGPLGVVLVTVPTALIATLLLFRRDLPPRWSRTIGVAVVVSLVALCGRAVGDGLGPALHRPGDWIVAACDVGQGDAVLLRQGTATALVDVGPDPEPLRACLDALGVSRIELLVLTHYDLDHVGGLDAVVGRVDEVLLGPVDDPEDERIARVLRAAGAEVRQAGAGDQGVLGDPESAAPWRVLWPDPAAGSVEPGNDASVVVRFDLLDASVLLLGDLGEEAQDRLLGRHTLGDAVDIVKVSHHGSADQSDRLARRVGATVALVSVGADNGYGHPTRSALELYEATGAEVLRTDESGTIVLGPGDGGGFRVWSERGG; encoded by the coding sequence ATGCGGTTCCCACGCCTCCTCATCCCGGCGGCAGTCACCTGGGTCGGTGCGGCCGTCTGCAGCGCGGCTCCGACGCTGGCCTGGGGTGGGGTACTGGTCGCGTTCGTCGTCGCCTCCGCCTGCCTCGGGTGCAGCACGGTCGTCCGGCGTCGCCGTGCAGAGTATCGCCCGGGCGAGCGCCGGACAGGGTCTGTCGTCATCACGACACTCTTGCTCTGCGCGTGTGCTGCGGCGCTGTTCGGCATGGTCGCCGCATCGATCGCCGCACGCGCGCCTGATCGGCAGCCGGAGGCGCTGCAAGCGCTCGGGAGCACGCCCGTCACCGCCGAGGTCGTGGTGACCGGCGACGCCGTGCCCACCGGTTCGGTCACGGCTGCACCCACGGTTCGGTTCGCGGCCGACCTGGTGACGGTCTCGGACGACGGGGGAGCACCGGAGGGCCTCTCGGTCCCGGTCCTCGTCTTCGCACCGGTGCCGGCGGATCGGGCGCCGAGGATCGGTGAGCGCTGGCGCGTCGATGGCCCCCTCCGATGGAATGCACCGGGTGATGCGCGGGCAGCGCTGCTGTTCGCACGGAAACAACCCGAGCTGCTGGGGGAGCCACCGGCGATCCTCGACTGGTCGGCGTCACTGCGTTCCGGCCTGGTCGGGGTCGCGTCCACCTTGCCCGGCCCGGGTGGGGAGCTGCTGCCCGGCCTCGCGATCGGCGATGTGAGCCAGGTGAGCGACGCGGTCACGGAGTCGATGCAGCGCAGTTCGCTCTCGCATCTGACGGCCGTGTCCGGCGCGAACTGTGCGGTCATCGTGTGGCTCGTCAGCACCGCGGTCGCGGTACTCGGCGGTGGGCGGAAGCTCAGGATCGCCTGTGCCCTACTGTGCCTCGCCGCCTTCGTGGTCCTCGTGACGCCCCAACCGAGCGTGCAGCGGGCAGCACTCATGGCTGCCTTCGTCCTGGTGATGGGCGGCTTCGGGCGGCCGATCCGTGGCCTCGCCGCGCTGTCGTTGGCGGTGGTCGTGCTCCTCGTCGCCGACCCCTGGCTGGCCGGGCAGTACGGTTTCGGACTCTCGGTGCTCGCCACCAGCGGTCTCCTGCTCCTGAGCGGACCCCTCACGGACCTGCTCGGTAGGTGGCTGCCGCGGGGGATCGCGGCCCTCATCGCGATCCCGGCGGCCGCCCAGCTCGCCTGCCAGCCGATGCTCGTCCTCCTCGACCCCGCGATCCAGCTCGGCGGTGTCCCGGCGAATCTGCTCGCGGGCCCGGCCGCCGCGCCCGCGACCATGCTCGGACTGCTCGCCTGCGTGCTGGTCCCGTTCGCACCACCACTCGCACTGCTCGTCGCGTGGCTCGGGTGGGTGCCCGCGACCTGGATCGCCGCGGTGGCCCGGTGGTTCGAGGGCGTCCCTGCTGCGCGGGTGCCGTGGCCGGAGGGGCCGCTGGGCGTCGTGCTCGTCACCGTGCCGACGGCCCTGATCGCCACGCTCCTGCTGTTCCGTCGGGATCTGCCTCCGCGGTGGTCGAGGACGATCGGGGTGGCGGTGGTCGTGTCGCTCGTGGCACTGTGCGGTCGGGCGGTCGGGGACGGACTCGGCCCGGCCCTGCACCGGCCGGGCGACTGGATCGTCGCCGCCTGCGACGTCGGTCAGGGCGACGCGGTCCTCCTGCGACAGGGCACCGCCACCGCGCTCGTCGACGTCGGGCCCGACCCAGAACCGCTCCGCGCGTGTTTGGACGCGCTCGGGGTCTCACGCATCGAGCTGCTCGTCCTCACCCACTACGACCTCGACCACGTTGGAGGCCTCGACGCGGTCGTCGGCAGGGTCGACGAGGTGCTGCTCGGGCCGGTCGACGACCCGGAGGACGAGCGCATCGCTCGAGTGCTCCGAGCGGCCGGTGCCGAGGTGCGACAGGCCGGCGCCGGAGACCAGGGGGTGCTGGGGGATCCGGAGAGCGCGGCGCCATGGCGCGTCCTGTGGCCGGACCCCGCGGCAGGCAGCGTCGAACCGGGGAACGATGCGAGCGTGGTGGTCCGGTTCGATCTCCTCGACGCATCGGTGCTGCTGCTCGGCGACCTCGGTGAGGAGGCACAGGACCGGCTACTCGGTCGGCACACGCTCGGGGACGCGGTCGACATCGTCAAGGTGTCGCATCACGGTTCGGCCGATCAGAGCGACCGCCTAGCGCGCCGGGTGGGCGCGACGGTGGCGCTCGTCTCCGTCGGGGCCGACAACGGCTACGGGCATCCGACGCGCTCAGCGCTCGAGCTCTACGAGGCCACCGGTGCCGAGGTCCTCCGCACGGACGAGTCGGGGACCATCGTCCTCGGCCCGGGCGACGGTGGCGGGTTCCGCGTGTGGTCGGAGCGCGGCGGGTGA